From the genome of Prunus persica cultivar Lovell chromosome G8, Prunus_persica_NCBIv2, whole genome shotgun sequence:
aattattttatcaTAAGTTTTGATGGGTCTGCATGGCAATATGtgtatgttttgtttgtttgatttgagTACATCATCCATGAATATATTgggataattttattttcatgaaaGGGTTGATGGTCATTCTAAGTTGTTCGTTTCAATTTGAATAGACTAAATTTTATGTGTGGTGCATTGGAATTAGGGTTACTTTCATTTTATCAAATATAATCTTTATTGTTGGgtatttcttttatataagTTCTAGCTCTGTATGTGTATGGTAAAGTTATGAACTTTAATGGGTGGTAAGAGAGAACACAGAGTTGTATTTGGGCACAATCTATCAGAAGCAAAGATGATCGTAGTATTTTTCCTAACATAATGTAAATGTGTATATCGCTGGAGTATATTTGGATTAAGGTGCTTTAttattttcccacttcaaTACTTCGTTAGAAATTGACTATGTTTTTTTACCCTTCCAGGTAATTACCAAAGAATCTCTGTTGTCGGCACAGGTAGGAATAATTGTCCTTACTACTCTGTTTTAATCCTCACCAATTTGTCATCAAAACATTAAGGTTAATGTTTCAATTggattgcatatatatatatatattttttttttttttgcagaagGAGGATTTGCGTAGGGTGATGGACTTACTTTTCCTGAGGGAGCACCATGCCAGGACTTTGCTTATTCATTACCGCTGGGATGTTGAGAAGCTTTTTGCAGTCCTTGTAGAGAAAGGAAAACCTTGCTTGTTTTCTGAAGCAGGTGTAACTCTTGTTGAGCATGAAGATCTTGACCCACCACTGCCGAATTCTCCAGTAATGTGTGCTATTTGTATAGAAGATGTACCTAGTGTTGACACGACAAAAATGGACTGTGGACATTGCTTTTGCAACAGTTGTAAGTACCCCACCCATTTTTTGCACTTTCACTTTATTCATTTGGTGGACTCATACGATTATTACCATGTGCTTTTATCTCATCAAATGGTATTTTAAGATTTATCTTTCATTGTGtatttatgcatatatatgtGAAGTCCCTTTTTGTCTGTGTTCCATCTTTTCTATCGTTTAGTAACTACTGTGTATTCTCTATCATATAAAGGTTGGACAGAACATTTTGTTGTAAAGATAAATGAGGGTCAAAGTAAGCGCATTAGGTGCATGGCTCACAAATGCAATGCCATTTGTGACGAATCTGTGGTCAGAAATCTAGTCAGTAAGAGGCATCCTCATCTTGCTGAGAAATTTGATCGTTTTCTTCTTGAGTCATACATTGAGGACAATAAAAGGGTCAAGTGGTGCCCAAGTACTCCTCATTGTGGGAATGCAATACGCGTGGAGGATGATGAGTTTTGCGAGATAGAATGTACTTGTGGTCTGCAGTTTTGTTTCAGTTGTTTATCACAAGCTCATTCACCTTGTTCATGTTTGATGTGGGAGCTTTGGGCCAAGAAGTGCCGAGATGAATCAGAGACAGTTAATTGGATCACTGTCCATACAAAACCTTGTCCCAAGTGTCACAAACCTGTGGAGAAGAATGGTGGCTGCAACCTCGTAAGCTGTATCTGTGGACAAGCATTTTGGTGaggttctttctttcttttttcctctcaTTCCTCCCTACTGTTGTTgcaattttattatgttatttttcttggtttttaaCTTTCTTTATAACTTGATGCATGTATGTTCTTGTCATCTGTGCTTGacaaacttaaaaaataaacgaAGACTGGCATTATGGTTTTGATATTTATTgactgtttcttttttgggggtcaaaactgatttatACTTTCTTTCGTCTTGGTGCAGTTGGCTATGTGGCGGAGCCACTGGTCGAGACCATACATGGTCAAGTATTGCAGGTCATAGTTGTGGTCGGTACAAAGAAGATAAAGAGCAAAACGCTGAGCGTGCAAAGCGGGATCTTTACCGATATATGCACTATCATAACCGTTACAAAGCTCATACTGATTCCTTTAAGCTTGAAAGTAACTTAAAGGAGAGTATACAAAAGAAGGTGGCAGTTTCAGAGGAGAAGGACTCGAGGCTCAGAGATTTCAGCTGGGTAAATAATGGACTCTCCAGACTTTTCAGGTCAAGGAGAGTTCTTTCATATTCATACCCATTTGCTTTTTACATGTTTGGAGAAGAGCTGTTTAAGGATGAGATGACAAAGGAGGAAAGGGAAATAAAACAGCATTTGTTTGAGGACCAGCAGCAGCAACTtgaggaaaatgttgagaaATTATCCAAGTTCTTGGAGGCACCTTTTGATGATTATAAGGAGAATGAAGTTATGGACATAAGGATGCAAGTGATCAATCTCTCAGCAATCACTGATACCCTCTGTCAGAAAATGTGAGTATGGCAGTCAGAAAAATATCTTAATTTAACTTGCTGTTATAAATGCATCTGTGTACATATGTGATTCTCATCAAaacatgattttatttttttatttttaactgcATGCAGGTATGACTGCATTGAGAGTGATCTATTGGGTTCTCTACAACTTGGTATCCACAATATAGCTCCTTACAGGTCAAAGGGCATTGAGAAGGCATCAGAACTTACTGTTTGTTGGGTCAATAAAGCTAATAATGCTGATAAAGATCTACAATTGCATTGTGGCACAAGTGGTAAAGTTGATTCCATGAATTCTTCTACCTCCCTTATCCTCTGAATTAACAGAAAAGAATTCAAGTGTGGCGTCAATTGTGAAAGAAATAGGGCATATACGTATAAGCATTCTTAAGAGTAGTAGTTGAACCAGTTCACTTTTTATAAGTCACTATGATGGTATACTACGGAGCCTGATTGCATACCCACTTCAATTCTGTTATAGTTTTTGTGGTCTTCAAGCaatcttatattatatatttgaatatGCCTCTTCTGGCTTATAGTTATTACAATTCAAGTTTAGCATGCATCTCCGTTAGCCAATAAAAGCTTTGGTATATGTAGCCATAGCTTAAACATAATGGTCTCCCCTTATTTACAGTGATTATATGTTAGCTTATGTTCAGTATTTTTGCTGCTTAGGGAATGTTTTAATCTGACCAGTTGATATCGAAAATTGAAGGCTTTTTTGCTTCTATTGTGGTCAGCTTCTTCcaccttttcttttagttGAATAGATTATCGTGGAACTGATATCTGATTGGAATCCAGTAGAAAGATAAGATAATTGGACCTTTTTGATCTTTTAATTCGTATGGGCTCCGCAGGACCCACTCACAGTGGTTATTACATTTTTCCAGTCTTTTATCCATCCCATCATGTATCCCCTTGACTTTGTTCTTGTTCTGGTAGCACTTCCAACATTGCATCACCTCTTCTTGACATTGAAATttggtaattttcttttggattaACTTCTTTACTTTTATGACCCAAAAAAACTTCTTTACTTATAAAACCTTGATCCAGAGTAGTCACCGtgagtttttctttaaatgaaTAAAAGCAATGTAATGTAGTTAATATTATGTTTTCTTGGGGTGCAAATTACTTGCTGAAAGAAATTTCTTGGGGTTGCAAACCATCAAAGTTCTTTTTGCTTCCACTTTTAAGTTGAAAAAAGAATTTCTTAGTATATTCTCTCATGTATAGAATATGATGGATGCAAGATAGAAGATAACTCAGGCTAACATGTATAAGGTTTTGCTAATACGCTTCTAATGTAGGAGGATCAACGGAACCAGAACAACCTTCAGGTTCTGGAAGTTCAGATGAGAGCGGATGCTCTTCTCGAAAGCGTGCTAGGAAGGGGGCTCTTGGAGGTGGTTTTTTTGATCTGAACTTGCCAGCAGAGGTTATTGACAAATCTGATTCATGAAAGCTGCAGGCTTCGTGCAGAAAAGGTGTACAGTCTCTAACGTAAGACTCTATTTTTCTATGACGGTATCGTCATTATTAAACTCCCAAGTGTTTAACGTTTCTAGCTCCCGAGTATTTTGCGTCTTCCCCATTCTTATCCTTTTTGTTGCCATTGGTCTCTATGTGAAGAGAAATTTGGAGTTCTCTCTTGGAAAATACTTACTTTGTAGATAAACGTTTATTGGGGTCTTTTTGGGGGAGCTAAATTTGTAAATTGTCCGACTGAAACTTGAGCTATTCTTAAATAGTATATTGGGATATATTCAAAAATTTTGGAGACTGGAAATAAGCTGACTTTATCGTTTTGTGCCTCTCCTAGGAAgttggtttcttgtttttcttcgtTTGCCTTTTGTGCTGTCCAAATAATCACAATTCAATCAGTTTTATTTCTGGAATGAATTCTACATTATGTAACTGAACTAAAAGCGCACACATATTTGTAGTTAGTGGCAACCAATTGCTAATTCAAGTTGTTGGACTTCAGGCCTATTATGGTAGGCTGGGTTTGGCATAATCTCTTGGAGTTGCTCTACTATCCTTTGTGCCAGTGGTGAGACATTTGTGTTGGACAAACCAACCAACTCAAACCCAATTTGCACTTTGGATTAACTTGGATAAGCACTTTTAAAGGTCCGGCAAACGCAAGACAAGATTCAGTTACTAATGTGTAACCATTACTTGGGTGTAGTTCAAGCATATATTGGATTTGCTTATATGTTGTGTAGTAAGTTTTCAGATTTTAattctcatttcttctttaaacTCATTCCCATTTTAGATGCTATTGGGCAATCCGAGAAACTTGAAGAACTAATGTAGACAAGCATGGATGAGTTTTATGCGGGCTTCAcaggttaaatatgtagaaaaTTTGACAAACCGCAGGCGTTTATATCTGCATGACGTGGACAAGAATTAGTGTGTACCCAAATGGCACCAAAATTGTGTGTAGAAGCTCCAAAATGAGAgcgaaaagaaaatcaatggaTTGTAAAGGGGAAAAGAAGCTAGAGTTTGAGTTATCAGAAAATCTACAAACCCAAGTAGCATTTCAGATTACACTCAAGTGGAACACAacgcatttttttttaatttagaaaaCTACGAAGACGTGACACATTAAAAATTGGAgtgcactttttttttctttatttgtcaAATGATAATTAGAGAGAGGGCATTCGGCATTTGACTTTATGCTCCTAACCGCTAGTTACAATCCCCACTTATCAAATTGTATGTATAGATTAGAGTGATCTATGGTGCATGTCTTATGGCTTGGGGTCTAATATAGGGGTCCAGGTTGGACTAAGGGTTCAAATTTGAGGTTGGGTCGAATGCTTATGGATTGTGTACaaaatcttttgtttttcttgattgTATTCGAAAAATTATTATCTATGTTTTTCAGAAACATTGTACAAACGCTAtaggtttttgttgttgtcatAAACCAGTTTTATGAATGagactaaaagaaaaatgatcttAACAATAATACAAAAAGGCCACAGGCCCAAACAAAAGCTAATTGGACATAAACCTACTACAAGCAAAAGGCCCACAACGTGTATAAATTTTGAGAAGAGATTATAATGATGAGTTTAAAGTGAGGAGCGTATTTGAGGAGGCTAATCCtaccattaaaatatttaatatgttTAAGTCCCATGATTTCTTTACATTTGTTGATGGTGAGATTGAGCTCCTCAAATAGCCTCCTCACTTTAAACTTCTCATTTTAACTTTTCCATAAAATCCTAATCAAAACTCATCAGAGCTGCCGACATTGGCGGACTCAATGAAGGACTACTGTGGGCAAGTGCCCACACTTACAAAAAAGTTGCAGCCGTAAAATCCAAGCCaaactcatatttttttaaaaaatttagggttcTTCTTAGGTGGAGGAGCTCCCACATTGCCCATTCAAGCCCAAaacttatatttaaaaaaaaaaaaaatagagatccCACCAAGTTCACTCATTCTGTAATTTTGTAGCGAATTCAGCCGCCAAACTCGTTATTTTCATAAAAGTCTGCaacccaacaaaatcaaactcGCTACTTCAATTGATTTTACATGTTAGTACTAAGTTATTTTTTACGAactaatttcattttattcttatttatatgcattCAATTTGTACTGATGATTGATATTctaagtttaaaatattttttgtttggctATATAtcgattggattttttttaaagcccCGATGAACAAAAGTCTGAGTTATGTCGCCATTGACTGCCGACGTGATCTACATAGTGACGTCAGAGATAACATCACCGTGACCAATGATGATGAGAGAAGCTGCCACCACCCAGGAACAGGAACACAAAGCAAAATATGCACAATCCATAGATCCAACCAACTACCCGAACATTCCACATATCACATAAACACATAAGAAAATAGACAACCACCTCTCTCTTTGTTTGCCTCATGTTGTtttgtaacaaaaaaacaaatccaaaaaatgatatCTGAATTTCAAACCAAATGGGCCAAGTCTGTGATACAAGATGAGGGCAACCAGACTGCAATGTTACTCAAGGCCCAAATCCATTAGTGagtctttatttaattaggacattgtaatttcttatttaaatagaattttagttatttatctatttatttaattatattataatttaaaatttaaaatttatttcctattttagtTAGATTAACAAACACATCTTTCTActaataatatatacacaagGCCAAAAATCATTTTTGGTCCATGTAATTTAGCACTTTAATCATTTTTGACTCTATAGTTTCAGTTTTGCCAATTTTGCCATTgtagtttcatatttgtagcaatttaATGACATGGTAGTATTCTTATCAATTTCTTTAACGATGCAAGGTGCAATTTCTTCAACTCAAAATCCTTTAGCGTAAAAATTTGTCTGAAATTCTCCTCATTTCATATTATGGCTCGAAATTCAACAACTAATCCTAATTTTTGAAAGACTTTAAACCCAAATGACCGATTTGAAAccctaatatgaaattaaGGGAGTTTCAGACGAGCTTTTATGCTTAAGGATTTTGAGTTGACGAAATTGCCCCTTGTACtgtcaaagaaattgataaGAATACTAACTTGTCCTTTAATTGTTATAAATATGAAACTACAGGATCAAAATTGATAAAACTGAAACTATATGGTCAAAAATGATTGAAATGCCAATCAACATGGGCCAAAAATGACATTTATCCTATATACAAACCTATTAtatctctcttcctctttccctctctccctcccgtcTTCTTCGTCAGTGGTCACCGTAGCAAGCACAGGACAAGTCCGTATACGCCGTTGTCCCTGTaagtgctctctctctctccctccctccctctctgtcTGATTTCTGTGAGTCAAGCTGTGGGTTTTCCTGCATAATTTCAACAAATTTCCGATTTTTAACTGAATTTGATTGGGGCTTTCTGGTTATAAgtgaactctctctctctctctctctctctctctctctctctctctatgatGTCTGCGAGTCAAGCTGTGGGTTTTCCTGCGTAATTTCAACAAATTTCCCATTTTTAACTGAATTTGATTGGGGCTTTCTGGTTATAAGCAAATCTGCAATACTTGATACATTATATTCTGCCAAGCCCTTGGTCTGGGTATGCAGAAGCTTCGCTTCTCGGCGATTATCACTTTTTGCATCTGGCTTTTGTCTTTTGTATGTTGATTTCTGTGTTGGTCCTTTCCTTtgtatacaattttattttttcactaTCAGACTATAATGTTTCTCCCACTTTGTTATATAGAACACTGTAATCTCGTGTGGTGTCTATACCGTATACAACTATCTCAACTAACTCTTGTTTGGCGTCCACTTTCAGATCCCCACGAAAGAGGATATACATTGCTGGGGTACTGTATTCAGTGATTTACGCCTCACAAAAGAGAAGGAGCATTTTCCTCAGTccgtgagagagagataaggAAGCCAGCACCATGAATGCCCCAGATCGATACGAAAGATTTGTTGTCCCTGAAGGCACCAAAAAGTAATTTTAATCCATGTGGGAAGACTTTCTGCTCCTCTCTAAGGTGTAAAGCCTAAGCCTGATTTTGTTTACTCTTTTGCAGGGTGTCATATGAGAGGGACACAAAGATCATAAACGCAGCATCCTTTACAATTGAGAGAGAGGACCACACCATTGGAAACATCCTCCGCATGTATGCATGTCATTCTCCTTTAATTCAAGTTTTATGGTCTGTCTTAAACTTTTTTTCATTCCGAGATTGCTTGGTAAGCCTAATCAAACCATAATTGATTGAAATATTGTGGCAATCAGGCAGTTGCACAGGGATGAGAATGTTCTATTTGCGGGTTACAAGCTTCCTCACCCCCTTCAGTACAAGATTATTGTCAGGGTTAGTtcttcaaatttaattttctattctATTTTTCAAATGACCTAGAGCAAAGAGCAAACCCTTAAGTTAGAAGCACAAGTACTCTTATGATATTGTCGTTTTTACCTTAACTGGTGTTTTGGTGGTACATTGGTCTTTTTGTAGATTCACACCACCAGCCAGTCTTCACCAATGCAGGCATATAACCAGGCTATTAATGATCTTGACAAGGAACTGGACCATTTAAAGAGTTGTTTTGAGGTAATGCTGTTtgatgcttcttcttcttaaccCTTGCTTTAGTAAGTCTCTTACTCAGTGTTAGTCCAAATAAATTATGGTGTTGGGAATGCTTTCCAGATTGCAACATGacctttactttcatttaaagCATTTTAATACTTTTAATGTTGCGCTACTATGACCCTCTTGTAATAAATAGTGAAAAATTCAACTCAAATTATAGTTTGGTTTAAATAACATGATAATATCAAAGTAGTATTTCTAAACATCATAGGTCTGAGGGATGGTGTTTGATATCAAACATCTGAGGGTACAAGATCATAGAAATGCTATCATATTCTACAAAAGTTCTAAAACATTTGAATACCAACTGAGGTGTAAATGTGAGGAGTGTTATGAAGTGtgggttttcttttgaaatatttgaaaatacaAACGATTGACAAGAAATTATGTGTTTCAATTTGTAAGGCAAATGTGTTACGACTTGACTTAGGAATACTTATGTTATGATGAGCGTTCTTACATCTTTAAATTCCTGTTTGCAGGCTGAGGTGGCAAAGCATTCAGTGGAGTACTAATAGGCATTCAAAGAATTGTAAGGAGGCATGTTTTGACAAGAGATGTCAGATAATTGTTGTTTGTTGCCATGCAAATTTGTACTGATATCGATTATTGCCTTTTGTAAACATGGAATCAAAGTACTTGTGTGAATTTTAATGATGTGATGTCTCCTGAAGTGTTTTTCTAAGTGCTACTGCCCCCTTTTAGTTTCGCTCTTATCGATCAACCATATCTGCTTTGATTCTCTCTGACCTCTTCAATTTGGCTGGACAGCTCACGTTTTGTATGGGGCACAACTTTAACctaataactatatatatgtttatttgtACTTGTCTGATGTCTGCATTTCAAGACTTTTTGCACAGCTTTAACTTTAAGCTTATAACAAATGTTCTGTCTTTGTATCAAGACTTGTAtacttgaatttattttattgttcatAAAGAAGGCTTGATAATGAACTATCGATCACGCGAGGATGAGAGTCAAATTCTTACCGTGAGTTATAACTTCTATGAAGTTATGGAGACTTTGGATCTCCTAGTGAACTTTTGGTTGTAATCTAATTTTCCCAAAACCTCAAGGTCGGATGCAATTTCTAGGCACCAGTATGTCCAGTCAAAGTAATTGGTTAATCTTTTCAAATTGAGTTAACACGTGCATTCAACTCACGTGGTATATCCCGCCAAATTTTGTCTCCAATCCTTTTCATATTATAGTTTCtaacttttttctctctttctttttggttttagcGAGTACTTTTCACAGTTGGCATGCATAAGATTTTCTGTTCCTAAACAGTCAAATTGAATTAATCTTAGGAGGTAAAATGGTTAAGAATGTTTATCTTTGTATTCGTATATTTGAtttatcaatattttgatataactGGAAAAAGTAGAGGTTTTacttcaaaattaattgacaaTAAGAGGAGTCAACCAACTCTTATAAGTTCACACTAGGTCACTCTTAACTTCTAAATATGTGACAATACTTTCAACAACGCTTGTGGCCAAAAAAGAGAagtgttgttttattttctgatttatatTTCCATGTCCATGTATATGTACTATCTACTATGTATAGAAAGTTATTGTGtgaatttttcagaatttttcatGAAACCAATtgttccaaaattttcaatcaaaacagCCTACGTTGTAACCCCCAACCCCCGTCAGAATTGTGCTGCTGTGGAAGATTGAAAATTTGGAGACTTTCCCAAGTTTTCCAAGTGATGTATGATATATCCCTAGAAAGTTAAGAGATAGAGCTACAATTCCCATTGTTCTTGAGGTTCTATCTTTTGTAATGActtaggatttttttattatgacTATGTGTAACTAAATACTTTTTCTAAGGCACGAGGAAACCGTAATATGATGatctagttttcttattttgccTATCTTTTGATTGATACATTATTGTTTCTTGTGGTTAAGAATTGTATTCGTCTACGGTAAATACCATATTCCTATAGTTTACATGGCTATTAAAGATTTTCATAAAGCTTAAAGAGTTTTTGTGTTCATATTTGTACTAAATATCATAGACAAATTGCATAAATATATGAGTTAGTCTAAATACAACAGGTAGTTCATGCAAAAGGCAAACtaatcaacaacatcaattGGATTAAATAAGAGCCTACTACTTTTACaaattgattaattattaGAGGTGGATTCGGTATCCTACTACTTTTACAAATTGGTTTTCAACCCCTTTAATTTTCGtgtgctttgtttgttttggttcttgagtttttgttaattttatagtttaattaaatcaatcaatcatttgtttaattaagttTAGTgcaagttaattaattaagattcAATTTTCTATTTGCTTCTTCTATAGTAATTTTAATCCCTGTGGAAAACTTTCTGCTCCTCTCTAAGGCCTAAAGCCTAAGCCTGATTTTGTTTACTATTTAGTAGGGTGTGTCATATGAGAGGgacaaaaatatttgttttgaggTAATGATTTTTGATATGCTTCTCCTTCTTTACCTTTGCTTTAGTTCAGACTCTGACTCAGTGCTAGTCCAACTAAATTATGGTCTAAGGGATGGTATTTGATATCAAACATCTGAGGGTCCAAGATCATGGAAATGCTATTATAGTCTACAAAAGTTTtattaaaacctaaatttacttaaaagATTTCAAGATAAACTGAGGCATAAATGTGAGGGATCTGAAGTGTGAGTTTTCCTCAGAAATATTCGGAAATACATACGATCAACGATAAATTATGTGTTTCAATTATAAGGCAAATGTGTTTGGCTCGACTTATGAATACTTAATGAGTGTTCTTAGTATCTCCAAGAGAGAATGCAAATGAAGTAGACAAAATTGTACTATAACAACCCAGGTGGCATGTTGCCTACCCATTTGCCTCATGAAAAAAGTTGGTCACTCTAAGGGAGTTGGCAATGCAAGTTTACAAaccattattatattattcatttttatcttttacatttactattatattttataaaaagtaAGTGAGAGAGTGGagatgatattttatttttcatgtcaattaatgaaattggTGACtggtatttaatttattttaattttttatagcatgcaaaaaaaaaaaaaaaattatttgccaAAGTTAAGAAAGGAAGGGAGATTTCTTACACACATACGTTTGAACTTGAGACTACTAGTCTGCAAATTATGGTCATTTTCTATTGGATTAGACGGCTTACAATTCATAAGTTTACAGAAATATCCTTGCAACACAAGTAATGCATATAGCACAAGTAATGCTTTACAACCCTTTTTGCTTATTCTCTTGTGAACCATATTTGAGGTGGATcgtttacttattattttttttatatgatgCGCTGTAAAAGTAAAGCTTTTAAAGTAGACTTAcgtttatttatagaaaaccTGCTGCCTCATTTACATTACACATAAAGAAACTCATAATATGAAAAtggaatgaagaaatttgtaTACAAGTTGTCATACACAATTAAGAAATTTGTAGATTATAATCATGATTATCAATGAAACgaagttttttgtattaagaCTAATATGTAATCGGCCCAATGATTATTGTTATTACATTACTATAGTAAATTCTGTGTTTAGGATTTGTTTTGTACGTAGTCGCAACATTTTAAAATGGGATTAATTTagtttattaatatattttctgtAAATAACAGGCATGATTAGAAGGAAAGAAGAGCCTAAACCAGAAGTGGATGATGCCTTTACTCCTTTCATTGACTTGAGTAACTTGCCTTGGTCCCTTTGGGAACCTAACCTCGCATGTGTCTCTTTGTGTGTGTTGGAGATGACACCAAATTTTGTATAGGTCTCAACTCTCAACATATATCTTGTCTTTAATTTTATATCTAAGTTCAGTATATATTTGATTGAAAAGATAATGTTATGAcactattttaatttttactgcATATGCTCATTTTTTATAGAAAGAAAACTTATAAGGTTATTGACCGAAATAGTCCCTCAATTATTGTTCGAATTTCATTTTGGTCTAATAgtaaatttttcatttcaatatttCTCCAACTCTCCATTTAGTATCAAAACGGTCCTACCGTCGAAGTCTGTCAATTATTCCATAAAATCAAGGGCCAAaattatctctctctccctctctcttctctctgctctctatTCCCTCCCCGAGCCACCCAACATGGCTGCAAATCTTGATTTTGAAAATGAGAGAAGGCTAACCATCTTTATCTTGCCACATGTGCATTTAAGAAGctatcaaatttcttctcaAATGAGACAGTAATGAATGTAGCTAAGAAAGCAACAAGAATCCACATAATTGATTCTGATATCCATTGTAGTTTTAAATGGCCTTGCCTCATACAAAATCTCTCTTCTAGGCATGGGTACCCCAAAGCTTCAGATTACTGGGATTGCTAGGATTACTAGGATTAATCTTCCACGACTAACTCCAAGAAGACGAAGAAAGAGGGGACAAAGAGGTGGGCTGCAGAGACCCCACCCCAACAACCAAATCCCATTCCCACCataaaactttttattttattttaaatgagACCAAAGGAATCATAGAGAATAGAAAGGTGGGGGGAggggatggggatggggatggggaTGTGGAGATATCTGGGTGcagtttctttttaattttttttttatagatggTTTTGCCTGAAAAAGACAGTTTTGCCCTTTTATTTCACGGAACAATTGATAGATTTTAATGGTAGGACTGTTTTGATATGGAGAGTTAGAGgactattgaaatgaaaattttagttcatAGCAATAATTAGAGGACCATTTCGGTCAAAAACCCAAACTTACAACCCTCTAaactaaaaaaactaatttttgttgttattgtttatttttcctcGTTTTACACAGCTAAATT
Proteins encoded in this window:
- the LOC18768567 gene encoding probable E3 ubiquitin-protein ligase ARI2 isoform X1, whose translation is MEDCLGSDDEYYYSDQDSLDGIENEDSDPQWIPPKGTTTKVITKESLLSAQKEDLRRVMDLLFLREHHARTLLIHYRWDVEKLFAVLVEKGKPCLFSEAGVTLVEHEDLDPPLPNSPVMCAICIEDVPSVDTTKMDCGHCFCNSCWTEHFVVKINEGQSKRIRCMAHKCNAICDESVVRNLVSKRHPHLAEKFDRFLLESYIEDNKRVKWCPSTPHCGNAIRVEDDEFCEIECTCGLQFCFSCLSQAHSPCSCLMWELWAKKCRDESETVNWITVHTKPCPKCHKPVEKNGGCNLVSCICGQAFCWLCGGATGRDHTWSSIAGHSCGRYKEDKEQNAERAKRDLYRYMHYHNRYKAHTDSFKLESNLKESIQKKVAVSEEKDSRLRDFSWVNNGLSRLFRSRRVLSYSYPFAFYMFGEELFKDEMTKEEREIKQHLFEDQQQQLEENVEKLSKFLEAPFDDYKENEVMDIRMQVINLSAITDTLCQKMYDCIESDLLGSLQLGIHNIAPYRSKGIEKASELTVCWVNKANNADKDLQLHCGTSGGSTEPEQPSGSGSSDESGCSSRKRARKGALGGGFFDLNLPAEVIDKSDS
- the LOC18768567 gene encoding probable E3 ubiquitin-protein ligase ARI2 isoform X2, producing the protein MEDCLGSDDEYYYSDQDSLDGIENEDSDPQWIPPKGTTTKVITKESLLSAQKEDLRRVMDLLFLREHHARTLLIHYRWDVEKLFAVLVEKGKPCLFSEAGVTLVEHEDLDPPLPNSPVMCAICIEDVPSVDTTKMDCGHCFCNSCWTEHFVVKINEGQSKRIRCMAHKCNAICDESVVRNLVSKRHPHLAEKFDRFLLESYIEDNKRVKWCPSTPHCGNAIRVEDDEFCEIECTCGLQFCFSCLSQAHSPCSCLMWELWAKKCRDESETVNWITVHTKPCPKCHKPVEKNGGCNLVSCICGQAFCWLCGGATGRDHTWSSIAGHSCGRYKEDKEQNAERAKRDLYRYMHYHNRYKAHTDSFKLESNLKESIQKKVAVSEEKDSRLRDFSWVNNGLSRLFRSRRVLSYSYPFAFYMFGEELFKDEMTKEEREIKQHLFEDQQQQLEENVEKLSKFLEAPFDDYKENEVMDIRMQVINLSAITDTLCQKMYDCIESDLLGSLQLGIHNIAPYRSKGIEKASELTVCWVNKANNADKDLQLHCGTSGNVLI
- the LOC18768832 gene encoding DNA-directed RNA polymerases II, IV and V subunit 11; this translates as MNAPDRYERFVVPEGTKKVSYERDTKIINAASFTIEREDHTIGNILRMQLHRDENVLFAGYKLPHPLQYKIIVRIHTTSQSSPMQAYNQAINDLDKELDHLKSCFEAEVAKHSVEY